The proteins below come from a single Saccharophagus degradans 2-40 genomic window:
- a CDS encoding DUF411 domain-containing protein: protein MKNVSVFLLSIFLVSLFACSSDSESGRPEAIVLDVYKSPTCGCCGKWVSHIEEKGFEVEVHNHNTLDPVKKKLGVPSHLQSCHTGVSESGYFFEGHIPAKYITQFLSKPTEGAVGLAVPGMPAGSPGMEMGDQFSPYDILLVNSDGSTEVFAKVSLYEEQF, encoded by the coding sequence ATGAAAAACGTATCTGTATTTTTACTGTCAATTTTTTTAGTTTCGTTGTTTGCATGTTCAAGCGATTCAGAATCTGGTCGACCAGAAGCGATCGTACTGGACGTTTATAAAAGCCCTACTTGTGGTTGTTGTGGTAAATGGGTTTCGCATATTGAAGAAAAAGGCTTCGAGGTAGAAGTTCACAATCACAACACACTAGATCCCGTCAAAAAGAAACTGGGTGTACCGTCACATCTGCAATCGTGTCATACCGGCGTGAGCGAGAGCGGCTACTTTTTTGAAGGTCATATTCCGGCCAAATACATCACCCAATTTTTATCGAAGCCGACCGAAGGCGCAGTAGGTCTGGCAGTGCCCGGGATGCCTGCGGGGAGTCCGGGTATGGAAATGGGCGATCAATTTTCGCCGTATGACATTTTGTTGGTCAATTCAGACGGTTCAACCGAAGTGTTTGCCAAGGTTTCCCTGTACGAGGAGCAGTTCTAA
- a CDS encoding efflux RND transporter periplasmic adaptor subunit, whose translation MTSKKFLNSATLIAAGIGLALGIAATLILGGGNSTVQSEESKSEEPLYWVAPMDPNYRRDKPGKSPMGMDLIPVYEEGEKANDEGPGTINISPDVINNLGVRTGLVERKRLHSEIVTVGYVRYDENKLIHIHPRLSGWVEKLYVKSAGDPVKKGEPLYALYSPELVNAQEELLLAISRNNTRLIQAAEDRLRALQIPREFINQLKKTKTVQQTVTFFAPQGGVVDNLNIREGFYVQPGTTMLSIGALDPIWVEAEIFERQAALVEINDPVTMTLDYLPGRTWTGRVDYVYPTLDSKTRTVRLRLRFDNPKELLKPNMFAQITVHTGSDEEMLVVPREALIRTGTQDRLVLALGEGSFKSISVKIGRQDQNWVEILEGVDEGEKVVTSAQFLLDSESSKASDFKRLHHGGDKPKSVWVAAEIQSVMNDHRMVTASHDPIAEWDWPSMTMDFRISPNVDMSALNPGTQLHMEISKLKDGGYEITGTHIMGTKSQTAEVQSAQVNGVVNTVDTINRTANIHRGPIPKWNRPSATMDFYVSDDVDIKQLSPKASIYFEFEIQDGEFVITRLLEDEVMPDRGTDHSLDSSSADHSGMDHSQMDHSKMNHAVESIDEVDHTQMDHSSHIRSSDKE comes from the coding sequence ATGACCAGTAAGAAATTTCTTAATTCTGCGACGTTGATTGCGGCAGGTATTGGGCTCGCTTTGGGTATTGCAGCGACGCTGATTTTGGGTGGCGGAAATTCAACCGTGCAATCTGAAGAAAGCAAAAGTGAGGAACCGCTTTATTGGGTTGCGCCAATGGACCCCAATTATCGACGCGATAAACCTGGAAAATCCCCGATGGGGATGGATTTGATTCCTGTTTATGAAGAGGGCGAAAAAGCCAACGATGAGGGGCCGGGTACCATCAATATTTCACCTGACGTGATTAACAATCTCGGTGTGCGTACAGGGTTGGTAGAACGTAAACGTCTGCATAGTGAAATAGTGACAGTCGGCTATGTCCGCTACGACGAAAATAAACTTATTCATATTCATCCCAGATTATCGGGCTGGGTCGAAAAGTTATATGTCAAATCTGCGGGTGATCCAGTTAAAAAAGGGGAACCCTTGTACGCACTGTATTCTCCCGAGCTTGTTAATGCACAAGAGGAATTGTTATTAGCGATTAGCCGCAACAACACTCGACTCATTCAAGCCGCAGAAGACCGACTTCGAGCTTTGCAAATACCGCGAGAATTTATTAATCAACTTAAAAAGACGAAGACTGTTCAGCAAACCGTAACTTTTTTTGCTCCGCAAGGCGGTGTTGTCGATAACCTGAATATAAGAGAAGGGTTTTATGTTCAGCCTGGCACGACGATGTTGAGTATCGGCGCGCTTGACCCGATTTGGGTAGAAGCTGAAATTTTTGAGCGTCAAGCCGCACTGGTTGAAATTAACGACCCGGTGACTATGACATTGGATTACCTCCCCGGAAGAACCTGGACTGGACGGGTGGATTATGTTTACCCAACTTTGGACAGCAAAACACGAACGGTTCGATTGAGACTGCGCTTTGATAATCCAAAGGAGCTACTAAAACCGAATATGTTTGCACAAATAACCGTGCATACCGGTTCTGATGAAGAAATGTTGGTCGTGCCTCGGGAAGCATTAATCCGAACTGGAACCCAGGACCGTCTCGTGCTTGCCCTCGGTGAGGGTAGTTTCAAATCTATAAGCGTGAAAATAGGGCGTCAAGATCAGAATTGGGTCGAGATTTTAGAAGGGGTTGACGAAGGCGAGAAGGTTGTCACCTCCGCTCAGTTTTTGCTGGACTCAGAATCCAGCAAAGCCTCTGATTTCAAACGCTTGCACCACGGCGGTGATAAACCAAAATCTGTGTGGGTAGCCGCAGAAATTCAAAGTGTGATGAATGATCACAGAATGGTGACAGCGAGTCATGATCCCATTGCAGAGTGGGACTGGCCATCCATGACCATGGATTTTCGGATTAGTCCAAATGTTGATATGAGTGCTCTTAACCCTGGTACACAGCTTCACATGGAAATCAGCAAGCTGAAAGATGGCGGGTATGAAATAACGGGCACTCATATCATGGGCACCAAAAGCCAAACAGCGGAAGTTCAATCCGCACAAGTTAATGGCGTCGTGAATACTGTTGACACAATAAATCGAACAGCCAATATCCACCGGGGCCCAATACCAAAGTGGAATCGACCCTCGGCAACAATGGATTTTTATGTCAGTGATGACGTAGACATCAAGCAACTTTCACCAAAGGCCTCAATATATTTTGAATTCGAAATCCAGGATGGTGAATTTGTTATTACCCGATTACTAGAGGATGAAGTGATGCCGGACCGAGGGACTGATCACTCTTTAGATTCATCGTCAGCAGATCACAGCGGCATGGATCACAGCCAGATGGACCATTCCAAAATGAATCACGCTGTAGAAAGCATCGACGAAGTGGATCACACACAAATGGATCACTCTAGTCACATCCGCTCTAGTGACAAGGAGTAG
- a CDS encoding TolC family protein — MLPSIKPVSFVVTLFLPLMGLFSVPILAETYTLQEAISKAQSLDPWITGSLKRQESIDARSVEAGALPDPQINMGIANLPIDSLDFSQEAMTQFKVGVSQMFPRGKTLSLQQEKLQRLSEMQPHARADREAKVAVVVAELWLEAFRNHLSIQLIEQDRSLFQHLVDVAQSNYTSASGRTRQQDVVRAQLELTRLDDRLTQLYLQSDVHLAKLAEWLSDPAISLSDTAWQSEPSAVLRHQANQSSGNAAYLKTVSEILIQHPSVLSLNQKLSAFDSGVEIAKQSYKPQWGVNASYAYRDDSPMGDERSDFFSVGVTFDLPIFTGNRQDKRVQSAKADLEEVKTEKVLLLRQLKAQLESTEAKYLRLVERKTLFEQRLLKEMTDQAEASLSAYTHDDGDFAEVVRARIAELNARIDALNISIDIQNVVAQLNYFYAGITSSTDLIEQSH, encoded by the coding sequence ATGTTGCCCTCTATAAAACCTGTCTCATTCGTGGTAACGCTTTTCCTTCCCCTGATGGGATTATTTTCGGTGCCGATATTGGCTGAGACTTACACGCTTCAAGAAGCCATTTCAAAGGCTCAATCGCTAGACCCTTGGATAACCGGGAGCTTAAAACGACAGGAAAGTATTGACGCCAGAAGCGTCGAGGCAGGGGCCTTACCCGACCCACAAATCAATATGGGTATTGCAAACCTTCCTATTGATAGCCTGGACTTTTCTCAAGAGGCGATGACTCAGTTCAAGGTAGGCGTCAGCCAAATGTTTCCCCGTGGAAAAACGTTATCTCTTCAACAGGAAAAACTACAACGACTTAGCGAAATGCAGCCTCACGCTCGCGCAGATCGCGAAGCGAAGGTCGCTGTTGTGGTGGCCGAACTTTGGTTGGAAGCATTTCGCAACCACCTAAGCATTCAATTGATTGAACAGGATCGAAGTTTATTTCAACACCTTGTAGACGTTGCTCAATCCAATTATACCTCCGCATCCGGGCGGACCCGACAACAGGATGTTGTACGCGCGCAGCTGGAGCTGACAAGGCTGGATGATCGACTCACTCAGCTTTACTTGCAGAGCGATGTCCATCTCGCAAAACTGGCAGAATGGTTAAGTGATCCCGCCATATCTTTGTCCGACACGGCATGGCAATCCGAACCGTCGGCCGTATTGCGTCACCAGGCGAACCAATCAAGCGGAAACGCCGCCTACCTCAAAACCGTTTCCGAGATATTAATTCAACACCCTAGTGTTCTCAGCCTTAATCAAAAATTAAGTGCATTTGATTCCGGCGTAGAAATTGCCAAGCAGTCCTACAAACCTCAATGGGGTGTGAATGCCAGTTATGCTTATCGTGACGATTCTCCCATGGGCGATGAGCGTTCTGATTTTTTCTCCGTTGGCGTCACTTTTGATCTGCCCATTTTTACCGGTAACCGTCAAGACAAACGAGTCCAGTCGGCCAAAGCTGACCTTGAAGAAGTAAAAACCGAAAAAGTTCTGCTACTAAGACAGTTAAAAGCGCAACTGGAGTCCACAGAAGCAAAGTACCTGAGACTGGTTGAACGTAAAACGCTATTCGAGCAAAGGCTGCTTAAAGAAATGACCGACCAAGCCGAAGCATCGCTATCAGCTTATACACATGATGATGGCGACTTTGCGGAGGTTGTTCGCGCCCGTATCGCTGAACTTAACGCACGGATTGATGCGCTGAATATTTCCATAGATATTCAAAATGTCGTTGCACAGCTTAACTATTTTTATGCAGGCATAACATCCTCAACCGATTTAATTGAGCAATCGCATTAG
- a CDS encoding TetR/AcrR family transcriptional regulator: MATKTSSQPPHMKVTDQKRAAILDAAIKVFGAQGFEPSSMDQIAKVADVSKRTVYNHFENKEALFAEILNQLWERSPFKLDIEYQPSKPLKDQLTDLLWQTIEMLSEPMFLKLARVAIAETIHSPERAQCMLDRLAVREESISAWVRAASNDKKLNVADVSFAANQLHALIKGFAFWPQITLNSPPLNQEEQKRVVESAVDIFIDTYAIK; this comes from the coding sequence ATGGCCACAAAAACAAGCTCGCAGCCCCCACATATGAAAGTAACCGACCAAAAACGTGCGGCAATCTTAGACGCAGCTATTAAGGTGTTTGGGGCACAAGGCTTTGAGCCATCTAGCATGGATCAAATAGCAAAAGTTGCAGATGTATCTAAACGCACTGTTTACAACCACTTTGAAAACAAAGAAGCGTTATTTGCGGAAATTTTGAACCAGCTATGGGAAAGAAGCCCTTTCAAACTAGACATCGAGTATCAACCCTCTAAGCCATTAAAGGACCAGTTGACCGACCTACTTTGGCAAACAATCGAGATGCTTTCTGAGCCAATGTTTCTAAAGCTCGCTAGAGTAGCCATTGCAGAAACAATACACTCCCCAGAAAGAGCTCAATGTATGCTAGACCGCTTAGCGGTGCGAGAAGAAAGCATTAGCGCGTGGGTCCGCGCTGCAAGCAATGATAAAAAACTCAACGTGGCAGACGTATCGTTTGCGGCCAATCAGCTTCATGCCCTTATAAAAGGCTTTGCCTTTTGGCCACAAATTACGCTGAACAGCCCTCCTCTAAACCAAGAGGAACAAAAGCGTGTTGTTGAATCTGCAGTTGATATATTTATTGATACCTACGCTATAAAATAG
- a CDS encoding DEAD/DEAH box helicase, producing MKLRRWQREAVSRCISRFRNGQNHFLCLATPGAGKTYMASTVAKTLLENGEVDFVFCFSPSLNVSLSFQSTLESVLGVRLNGLLGAKGNVLTYQSMLNLGQSFWSLMKTHRTLIIFDEIHHCSGDHLGNANAWGQKIIQHIQGKATYSLALTGTPWRSDRIPIALTSYCREGKVHCDYSYGLAQAIKDGVCRTPKITVIDNEKITVQNNGKEDVYGSIGDLLKSSRCTYQQLLENLTLIRYLVEQSHKALNTLRRVQPNAGGLIVAASVEHAVLIATILESICGESPTVVTYLHDESQQAIQRFRDGQTRWIVSVGMISEGTDIPRLQVCCHLTRVKTELYFRQVLGRILRVQNSGNEEALLIMPAEPKLIEFAHRVAEDIPAANTVSLKTMEGSLQPLLTDQVEAETESGTNKIDTIKSNDTGEDQEYQPGLLSLGELEEDSTALPFTTLAEAYETTLGLFGRFRKRMINFSPVIG from the coding sequence ATGAAATTACGACGCTGGCAGCGCGAAGCTGTGTCACGCTGCATATCCCGTTTTCGCAATGGTCAAAACCATTTTCTATGCTTGGCGACTCCGGGTGCCGGCAAAACGTATATGGCGTCTACAGTTGCCAAAACGTTGCTTGAAAACGGAGAGGTTGATTTTGTTTTCTGCTTTTCCCCATCGCTCAATGTCTCCCTTTCCTTTCAGTCCACTTTGGAGTCTGTACTTGGGGTTCGTTTAAACGGACTGCTCGGCGCGAAAGGCAATGTATTAACGTACCAATCCATGCTCAATCTTGGCCAATCGTTCTGGTCATTGATGAAGACACACCGCACCTTGATAATCTTTGATGAAATCCATCATTGCTCCGGCGATCATCTCGGCAATGCCAACGCCTGGGGTCAAAAGATCATTCAACACATTCAAGGTAAGGCAACCTATAGCCTCGCGTTAACCGGCACGCCCTGGCGTTCGGATCGGATTCCCATCGCTTTGACGTCGTATTGCCGGGAAGGAAAAGTCCATTGTGACTACAGCTATGGTTTGGCACAAGCTATCAAAGATGGCGTTTGCCGTACGCCCAAAATCACCGTAATAGACAATGAAAAAATCACTGTACAAAACAATGGGAAAGAAGATGTTTATGGATCCATTGGTGATCTATTGAAGTCCTCTCGGTGCACATACCAGCAACTTCTTGAAAACCTCACACTCATTCGATATTTGGTTGAGCAAAGCCACAAAGCCCTCAACACGTTAAGACGAGTTCAACCAAACGCAGGCGGGCTCATCGTTGCAGCTTCAGTGGAACATGCGGTTCTTATCGCCACAATATTAGAAAGCATTTGCGGAGAATCTCCCACGGTGGTGACGTATTTGCATGACGAGTCTCAACAGGCGATTCAACGTTTTCGCGATGGACAGACCCGGTGGATCGTCTCAGTCGGCATGATCAGCGAAGGCACCGATATTCCTCGTTTACAGGTCTGTTGTCACCTGACCCGCGTTAAAACGGAATTGTATTTTCGACAAGTACTAGGCAGGATTTTGAGGGTACAAAATAGTGGCAACGAAGAAGCGCTACTCATCATGCCAGCCGAGCCTAAATTAATCGAATTTGCACATCGGGTCGCTGAAGATATTCCTGCTGCCAATACCGTATCACTCAAGACAATGGAGGGGAGTCTGCAACCGCTGTTGACCGACCAAGTAGAAGCAGAGACCGAATCCGGTACCAATAAGATAGATACAATTAAATCGAACGATACTGGTGAAGATCAAGAGTATCAGCCTGGCCTGTTATCGCTGGGGGAACTTGAAGAAGACAGTACCGCTCTGCCCTTTACCACTTTAGCGGAAGCCTACGAGACGACTCTGGGCCTATTCGGTCGTTTTCGAAAACGCATGATTAACTTTTCGCCGGTGATTGGATGA
- a CDS encoding mechanosensitive ion channel family protein, translated as MEHLDRLIEIATSRGLVTTFLILAAAVIGRWTIRRFIVKNDALSPTLKAKWGKLAQNLIVFLTLFALVLEWAPQLRTFALSLTAVAVAIVIALKEIILCLTGAVMRTSSSVKVGDVIDIQGCKGRAVELTLLSTIIAQLNDDDLPTGRRITLPNSVFLSNHFATSKANTKLIPLNISFVMEPNYKVANKVKEELGLALNRVWESVQASPAFLQAVSAEFSDNADFEPTIRLTTANDAKLAFKIHILCAPEDRNNVESNLSESFFTIVSQLSRKPD; from the coding sequence ATGGAACATTTAGATAGGCTCATCGAAATTGCCACCTCGCGCGGCCTGGTTACAACCTTTCTTATATTGGCAGCAGCTGTAATCGGTCGCTGGACGATTCGACGTTTTATTGTTAAAAATGATGCACTTTCGCCGACATTAAAGGCAAAATGGGGCAAACTTGCCCAAAATCTAATTGTTTTTCTCACGCTTTTTGCTCTTGTTCTAGAGTGGGCGCCTCAGCTTCGAACCTTCGCCTTATCGCTAACTGCTGTTGCTGTAGCCATTGTCATTGCTCTTAAAGAGATAATTCTCTGCTTAACTGGTGCCGTTATGCGTACCAGCTCCTCAGTGAAGGTAGGGGATGTGATAGATATTCAAGGCTGTAAAGGGCGGGCGGTTGAGTTGACGCTGCTTAGTACTATTATTGCGCAGCTGAATGATGATGACTTGCCTACTGGGCGTCGCATTACATTGCCTAACAGTGTATTTCTGAGCAATCACTTCGCTACTAGTAAGGCGAATACAAAACTTATCCCGCTAAATATAAGCTTTGTTATGGAGCCCAACTATAAGGTGGCTAACAAAGTAAAAGAAGAGCTTGGGTTAGCGCTCAATCGTGTATGGGAGAGCGTGCAGGCATCACCAGCATTTTTGCAAGCTGTGAGTGCGGAATTTAGCGATAATGCCGACTTTGAACCGACTATCCGTTTAACAACCGCAAATGACGCCAAGCTGGCGTTCAAAATCCATATTTTATGTGCGCCAGAAGACCGCAATAATGTGGAAAGCAACTTAAGCGAGTCCTTTTTTACAATCGTCTCACAACTCTCCAGAAAGCCAGATTAG
- a CDS encoding ATP-binding protein, with protein MGDPHRLKQVLINLVGNAIKFTESGYVKVSARNNEHGDFVCTIEDTGIGISNKQMERLFKSFTQADASTTRKYGGTGLGLVISQRLCKLMNGDISVRSQLHKGTCFTVSLSLPATQEVQDKLKEKHILQEDAKEYDYIVFDASTQRASAIVKQMQKFQCNAVFAEEDKYEDLNAALAQLVDIETNKPKLFIIDSDKLDTNFASALIDVLEKRKRHGASDGLLLLANVEVDIDSWRNENQQGLMPIIAYPHHILTKPVTPRLLIRAINHAVVNAAQGIIHSPTLEEKALLLENREEQERAIVRVPSENSPKILLVDDNAVNREVILGILEDEDFQIETAVNGQDALAALTRSSLNFDLILMDCQMPVMDGYKATREIRSSEILKHYKHIPIIALTANAMAGDKETCLASGMSDYLSKPIDGEQLLLIISKWIKPKLEAGNTEPLSCELNTTAQSEGSTNTKPVIWDFETVLKRINNKTERLQKLIQLFVSNMPANIDKLKTINITEDWTDAQYIAHSIKGSAANLSALLVTDAAEDLELLCKQADAYIDMEAFKESYLIKVSALSASYNETLVEFDSFSTSKS; from the coding sequence ATTGGAGACCCGCATCGCTTAAAGCAGGTATTAATTAACTTGGTAGGCAATGCGATTAAATTTACTGAAAGTGGGTATGTGAAGGTAAGTGCACGTAATAATGAACACGGCGATTTTGTCTGTACTATAGAAGATACTGGTATTGGGATATCAAACAAACAAATGGAACGCCTATTCAAAAGCTTTACTCAGGCTGATGCTTCAACGACCAGAAAATATGGCGGTACCGGTTTAGGGCTAGTGATTTCGCAGCGGCTTTGCAAACTGATGAATGGGGATATATCGGTTCGCAGCCAATTGCATAAAGGAACATGCTTTACCGTCTCGTTATCGCTGCCAGCTACTCAAGAAGTGCAAGATAAACTAAAAGAGAAGCATATACTTCAAGAAGATGCAAAAGAATATGATTACATCGTGTTCGATGCCTCTACACAGCGCGCGAGCGCAATAGTAAAGCAAATGCAGAAGTTTCAGTGTAATGCTGTTTTTGCAGAAGAAGATAAGTACGAGGATTTGAATGCAGCGCTTGCGCAGTTAGTAGATATAGAGACCAATAAACCGAAGCTATTTATCATCGATTCGGACAAGCTAGATACTAATTTTGCTAGTGCGTTAATTGATGTTTTAGAAAAAAGAAAACGCCATGGGGCTAGTGATGGCTTGCTGCTGTTAGCTAATGTTGAGGTAGATATTGACAGCTGGCGAAATGAAAATCAGCAGGGTTTAATGCCTATTATTGCATATCCCCACCACATACTAACGAAGCCTGTTACGCCTAGGCTACTTATTCGAGCAATAAACCACGCTGTAGTTAATGCCGCGCAGGGGATAATTCATTCGCCTACACTAGAAGAAAAAGCACTATTACTGGAAAATCGAGAAGAGCAAGAGCGAGCGATAGTTAGAGTGCCAAGTGAAAATAGCCCTAAAATATTACTGGTAGATGATAACGCGGTTAACCGTGAAGTTATTTTAGGTATACTGGAAGACGAAGATTTTCAAATAGAGACCGCTGTAAATGGGCAGGATGCGCTAGCTGCGTTGACAAGATCGAGTCTTAATTTCGATCTTATTTTAATGGACTGTCAAATGCCGGTAATGGATGGCTACAAAGCTACACGAGAAATAAGAAGTAGTGAAATTTTAAAACACTATAAACATATTCCTATTATTGCATTAACTGCAAATGCAATGGCAGGGGACAAAGAAACCTGCTTGGCTTCAGGTATGTCCGATTATTTATCCAAACCTATTGATGGAGAGCAGTTGCTATTAATTATAAGTAAATGGATAAAACCGAAATTAGAGGCGGGTAATACTGAACCATTGAGTTGCGAATTGAACACAACCGCGCAAAGTGAAGGCTCTACAAATACTAAGCCTGTAATATGGGATTTTGAGACAGTCTTGAAGCGTATAAATAATAAAACAGAGCGCTTACAAAAGCTGATTCAACTTTTTGTAAGCAACATGCCAGCTAATATTGATAAGCTTAAAACAATAAATATAACGGAGGATTGGACTGATGCGCAATATATCGCGCATAGCATTAAAGGCTCTGCAGCTAATTTGAGCGCGTTACTTGTCACAGATGCGGCTGAAGACTTAGAGTTATTGTGTAAGCAAGCAGACGCTTATATTGATATGGAAGCTTTTAAAGAGTCTTATTTAATTAAAGTATCAGCATTAAGCGCTAGCTACAATGAAACGCTAGTTGAATTTGACTCGTTTTCAACCAGTAAAAGTTAG
- a CDS encoding sugar ABC transporter substrate-binding protein — MPMPRAPIFRLPLLPAAMLLLVVASFCVAKTEVAELRISYTNSDPAFTKVLKRYSEQYDQNVNFEWLDQTDLRSRLLRASHAGELPHALIAAEDVLGVQQSIKFDEVPAGFALTESSDAQVFSLTKKAIRLTRGNQLVLYFNKSLTPKAPENWEALLNERPADQQDIELIGWSLLDMYWLIPFITSFNSQAELTPKEIIVSPHTFSAMSYVWSMIKQGVVKIDCGYTCYSDKFKSGKLVYTINGTWLYQEYKRALGENLGVALLPSLKNKPMRSYYSYMVTAR; from the coding sequence ATGCCTATGCCCCGTGCACCTATTTTTCGGTTACCTCTACTCCCAGCCGCTATGTTATTGCTGGTGGTGGCTAGTTTCTGTGTGGCTAAAACGGAAGTGGCAGAGCTAAGGATTAGCTACACCAACTCAGACCCGGCATTTACCAAGGTATTAAAGCGTTATAGCGAGCAATACGACCAGAATGTGAACTTTGAGTGGTTGGATCAAACCGATCTTCGTTCAAGGTTGCTAAGGGCAAGCCATGCAGGGGAGCTTCCCCATGCGCTAATTGCGGCTGAAGATGTGCTAGGCGTGCAACAATCGATTAAATTCGATGAGGTGCCAGCTGGCTTTGCGCTAACTGAGAGCAGTGATGCGCAAGTATTTAGCCTTACAAAAAAAGCAATCCGACTCACTCGTGGCAATCAACTTGTGCTGTATTTCAATAAATCTCTCACGCCCAAGGCGCCAGAAAATTGGGAGGCTTTGCTTAACGAGAGGCCGGCTGATCAACAAGACATAGAGCTTATAGGTTGGTCTCTGTTGGATATGTACTGGCTAATCCCATTCATCACGAGCTTTAATTCACAAGCCGAGCTAACCCCAAAAGAAATAATTGTTTCTCCGCACACCTTTTCTGCAATGAGCTACGTATGGAGCATGATAAAACAAGGCGTAGTAAAAATTGACTGCGGTTATACCTGCTACAGCGACAAATTTAAAAGCGGGAAACTGGTTTACACTATCAACGGTACTTGGTTGTATCAGGAATATAAACGGGCACTAGGTGAAAACCTGGGAGTAGCTTTACTGCCCAGCCTTAAAAACAAGCCAATGCGTAGTTATTATTCTTATATGGTCACAGCTAGATGA
- a CDS encoding helix-turn-helix domain-containing protein, which translates to MKQKREESGLSLRAVGELVGRHHSVVGKLEQDRRKIEMLEFIAYCQAVGADPHEGLDLLLQQSHRQ; encoded by the coding sequence ATGAAGCAAAAACGGGAGGAGAGTGGTTTGTCTTTGAGGGCTGTAGGAGAGCTGGTGGGTCGGCATCACTCGGTCGTTGGGAAGTTGGAGCAGGATCGACGTAAAATCGAGATGTTGGAGTTCATTGCTTATTGCCAAGCGGTGGGAGCAGATCCACACGAGGGTTTGGATCTGTTATTGCAACAAAGTCATCGCCAGTAA